The Juglans microcarpa x Juglans regia isolate MS1-56 chromosome 2S, Jm3101_v1.0, whole genome shotgun sequence genome has a window encoding:
- the LOC121251974 gene encoding uncharacterized protein LOC121251974, translating into MPLYDCMLLLKPHVKQEALLDLVARIGKHIYRRNGVLTDMKAFGFVQLGYGIKKLDGRYYQGQLMQMTMMATPNINKELHYLNKEDRLLRWLLVKHRDTKYGLELLSEDEGKRELSKFSFSRSSLYDDEDIDEDEDDDDEYDADQEQSKEEQ; encoded by the exons atgcctcTATATGATTGTATGCTTCTATTGAAACCCCATGTGAAGCAGGAGGCCTTACTGGACTTGGTTGCCCGAATAGGAAAACACATTTACAGACGAAATGGGGTTCTCACCGACATGAAGGCTTTTGGATTTGTTCAATTGGGTTATGGAATCAAGAAGCTTGATGGGAGGTACTACCAG GGTCAATTGATGCAGATGACAATGATGGCTACACCCAACATCAACAAAGAGCTGCATTACCTGAACAAGGAAGACAGATTGCTGCGTTGGCTTTTGGTTAAACACCGGGACACAAAATATGGGCTGGAACTTCTAAGTGAGGATGAGGGGAAACGTGAGCTcagtaaattttcattttctcggAGCAGCCTATATGATGACGAGGACAttgatgaggatgaggatgacgaTGATGAATATGATGCGGACCAAGAGCAAAGTAAAGAAGAGCAGTGA
- the LOC121251967 gene encoding protein FAR1-RELATED SEQUENCE 5-like isoform X1, with product MEKGEEHSSSLTPSSSNPPSVDIPKTAPNLSNYMHSWHGPVPAWSPAFMPYPDGNQYPSNIQNVSYQFQYGIGPPIPLITTSSTTSSRVRIEDTPDCKEIEAPCTSSKVDEESKEDGPDSREIENGSAGTPGCVQMDDGDMIEEPKSGMEFNSFEELMSYYKQYAKKCGFEVMTKRSERGEDETVRYVTLACARGGKARNRTLNVTKPRPTGKTECKAKINALKVEGKVRLTTVHNIHNHNLSLQKSRFFRCNRESVTVKRVVDTNDLAGIQLNLPCLENNCCNYIDNARHLRLGKGGAVALREYFLRMQYKNSGFFALMDLDDDGRLKNVFWADSRSRAAYQYFGDVVTFDTTYLTNRYEMPFVPFVGINHHGQSILLGVGLISSEDTETFVWLFQTWLQCMDGIAPKAIITDHDMAIKNAIAIVFPESRHRFCLWHILKKVPEKLGSHGSYKSGLKNALMKCVYDTQSVEEFEKCWDELITTYNLHENAWLQSLFAEREYWVPAFLKEFFWAGMSTTQRSESINTFFNGYVSLNLKEFVNQFDNALKMKIENENSADFHSFNVAIPCISRSPIEKRFQDLYTNAKFKEVQQQLTGIIDMDPTLLKKDGAVKTYLVEDEVRGEEFTKLVTHSVDFNEEDTAAKCSCRLFQMRGILCRHILAVFKCNRIKSLPDRYILDRWRKDIKRRYTFIYSSYDLGDQRADANRYSSLLNICYQMITHAAGSKEHTEDATNKLYAMIDLYRNNQESPSMTLTGSNIGCTTKDTTTAGSSKQVFSPHVVRRKGKLPSLRRASRMEKDVRKVKVKTKKVPVKGKRKQRDGEDTPVVDACKNLCGPSEIDISNIGGLQVPDNSAFDISGTQPQETMIVSQESMQFGLDGSQPVQLDLDGSQPAQ from the exons atggaaaaaggagaagaacacTCATCTTCGCTAACACCATCTAGCTCAAATCCTCCAAGCGTg gaCATCCCCAAAACTGCTCCAAACCTTTCAAATTACATGCACAGTTGGCATGGACCAGTGCCTGCATGGTCACCGGCTTTTATGCCATATCCAGATGGCAACCAATATCCAAGCAACATTCAG AATGTTAGTTACCAATTTCAATATGGTATAGGACCTCCGATTCCTCTCATCACTACAAGCTCCACAACGAGTTCAAGAGTTCGTATAGAGGATACACCTGATTGTAAGGAAATTGAAGCGCCATGTACTTCCTCTAAAGTTGATGAGGAAAGTAAAGAGGATGGACCAGATTCACGGGAAATCGAGAATGGCAGTGCTGGGACACCTGGGTGTGTCCAAATGGATGATGGTGACATGATTGAGGAGCCCAAGTCGGGGATggaatttaattcttttgaagaattaatgagCTATTACAAGCAATATGCTAAGAAATGCGGGTTTGAGGTGATGACAAAAAGGAGTGAGAGGGGAGAGGATGAGACTGTTAGATATGTCACTCTTGCTTGTGCCCGTGGTGGAAAGGCTCGAAATAGAACATTGAATGTCACCAAACCACGTCCGACAGGAAAGACAGAATGTAAGGCAAaaattaatgccttaaaagttgAGGGAAAAGTGCGGTTGACAACAGTTCATAATATCCATAATCACAATCTCAGTTTACAGAAATCTCGTTTCTTTCGATGTAATAGAGAAAGTGTGACTGTAAAAAGAGTCGTAGATACAAACGACTTGGCTGGCATCCAACTAAACCTCCCATGTTTGGAAAACAATTGTTGTAATTACATCGACAATGCAAGACATCTACGACTTGGGAAAGGTGGTGCTGTAGCGCTTCGAGAGTATTTTCTTAGGATGCAGTACAAAAATTCTGGATTTTTtgcattgatggatttagatgatGACGGGAGGTTAAAGAATGTCTTCTGGGCAGACTCCCGTAGTAGGGCAGCCTACCAATATTTCGGTGATGTGGTTACATTCGACACCACATACCTGACGAATAGATATGAGATGCCCTTTGTACCATTTGTTGGTATAAACCACCATGGACagtcaattttgttgggagtagGATTGATTTCCAGTGAAGATACAGAGACTTTTGTATGGTTATTCCAGACCTGGTTGCAATGTATGGATGGTATAGCTCCGAAAGCTATTATCACAGATCATGACATGGCGATAAAAAATGCAATTGCTATTGTCTTTCCAGAAAGCCGACATAGATTTTGCCTGTGGCATATATTGAAGAAAGTCCCTGAAAAGCTTGGCTCTCATGGTTCTTACAAAAGTGGGCTGAAAAATGCattgatgaaatgtgtgtatgacacccaaagtgttgaagagtttgagaaatgttgggATGAGTTAATCACAACGTACAACTTGCATGAAAATGCCTGGTTGCAAAGTTTATTCGCTGAGCGTGAATATTGGGTACCAGCATTCTTAAAAGAGTttttttgggctggaatgagtacaactcAGCGGAGCGAGagcataaatacattttttaacgGTTATGTGAGTTTAAACTTGAAAGAGTTTGTCAACCAATTTGACAACgcattgaaaatgaaaattgagaatgaaaatagCGCGGATTTTCACTCATTTAATGTCGCAATTCCCTGTATATCTAGATCTCCAATTGAAAAAAGATTTCAAGATTTGTACACGAATGCAAAATTCAAGGAAGTTCAGCAGCAACTTACCGGCATTATTGATATGGATCCAACTTTACTTAAGAAGGATGGTGCAGTAAAGACCTATCTggttgaggatgaagttcgTGGGGAAGAGTTCACTAAGCTGGTTACACATTCTGTGGACTTTAATGAGGAAGATACAGCTGCAAAGTGTTCATGTAGGTTATTTCAGATGAGGGGGATATTGTGTAGGCACATTTTGGCCGTATTCAAGTGTAATAGGATAAAATCTTTGCCAGATAGGTATATtttagatcgatggaggaaggacATCAAAAGAAGATACACATTCATCTATAGTAGCTATGACTTAGGGGATCAACGGGCAGATGCTAACAGATATTCAAGTCTATTGAATATCTGTTATCAAATGATTACTCATGCAGCGGGTTCGAAAGAGCATACTGAGGATGCAACTAATAAGTTATATGCAATGATTGACTTATATCGTAACAACCAAGAATCCCCATCGATGACCCTAACGGGTTCCAATATTGGTTGTACGACAAAGGACACAACTACAGCCGGTAGTTCAAAGCAAGTATTCAGTCCACATGTTGTGAGACGGAAAGGCAAACTTCCATCTCTGAGAAGAGCATCTAGGATGGAGAAAGATGTGCGGAAAGTTAAAGTAAAGACGAAGAAAGTACCAGTAAAAGGGAAACGTAAACAG CGAGATGGAGAAGATACACCAGTCGTGGATGCTTGCAAAAATTTATGTGGCCCATCAGAAATAGATATTTCCAATATTGGTGGCCTGCAg GTTCCAGACAACTCAGCTTTTGATATTAGTGGAACCCAGCCCCAAGAAACAATGATTGTGAGTCAAGAAAGT atgcaatttgggtTAGATGGATCACAACCGGTGCAACTTGAtttggatggatcacaaccagCACAATGA
- the LOC121251967 gene encoding protein FAR1-RELATED SEQUENCE 5-like isoform X2 gives MEKGEEHSSSLTPSSSNPPSVDIPKTAPNLSNYMHSWHGPVPAWSPAFMPYPDGNQYPSNIQYGIGPPIPLITTSSTTSSRVRIEDTPDCKEIEAPCTSSKVDEESKEDGPDSREIENGSAGTPGCVQMDDGDMIEEPKSGMEFNSFEELMSYYKQYAKKCGFEVMTKRSERGEDETVRYVTLACARGGKARNRTLNVTKPRPTGKTECKAKINALKVEGKVRLTTVHNIHNHNLSLQKSRFFRCNRESVTVKRVVDTNDLAGIQLNLPCLENNCCNYIDNARHLRLGKGGAVALREYFLRMQYKNSGFFALMDLDDDGRLKNVFWADSRSRAAYQYFGDVVTFDTTYLTNRYEMPFVPFVGINHHGQSILLGVGLISSEDTETFVWLFQTWLQCMDGIAPKAIITDHDMAIKNAIAIVFPESRHRFCLWHILKKVPEKLGSHGSYKSGLKNALMKCVYDTQSVEEFEKCWDELITTYNLHENAWLQSLFAEREYWVPAFLKEFFWAGMSTTQRSESINTFFNGYVSLNLKEFVNQFDNALKMKIENENSADFHSFNVAIPCISRSPIEKRFQDLYTNAKFKEVQQQLTGIIDMDPTLLKKDGAVKTYLVEDEVRGEEFTKLVTHSVDFNEEDTAAKCSCRLFQMRGILCRHILAVFKCNRIKSLPDRYILDRWRKDIKRRYTFIYSSYDLGDQRADANRYSSLLNICYQMITHAAGSKEHTEDATNKLYAMIDLYRNNQESPSMTLTGSNIGCTTKDTTTAGSSKQVFSPHVVRRKGKLPSLRRASRMEKDVRKVKVKTKKVPVKGKRKQRDGEDTPVVDACKNLCGPSEIDISNIGGLQVPDNSAFDISGTQPQETMIVSQESMQFGLDGSQPVQLDLDGSQPAQ, from the exons atggaaaaaggagaagaacacTCATCTTCGCTAACACCATCTAGCTCAAATCCTCCAAGCGTg gaCATCCCCAAAACTGCTCCAAACCTTTCAAATTACATGCACAGTTGGCATGGACCAGTGCCTGCATGGTCACCGGCTTTTATGCCATATCCAGATGGCAACCAATATCCAAGCAACATTCAG TATGGTATAGGACCTCCGATTCCTCTCATCACTACAAGCTCCACAACGAGTTCAAGAGTTCGTATAGAGGATACACCTGATTGTAAGGAAATTGAAGCGCCATGTACTTCCTCTAAAGTTGATGAGGAAAGTAAAGAGGATGGACCAGATTCACGGGAAATCGAGAATGGCAGTGCTGGGACACCTGGGTGTGTCCAAATGGATGATGGTGACATGATTGAGGAGCCCAAGTCGGGGATggaatttaattcttttgaagaattaatgagCTATTACAAGCAATATGCTAAGAAATGCGGGTTTGAGGTGATGACAAAAAGGAGTGAGAGGGGAGAGGATGAGACTGTTAGATATGTCACTCTTGCTTGTGCCCGTGGTGGAAAGGCTCGAAATAGAACATTGAATGTCACCAAACCACGTCCGACAGGAAAGACAGAATGTAAGGCAAaaattaatgccttaaaagttgAGGGAAAAGTGCGGTTGACAACAGTTCATAATATCCATAATCACAATCTCAGTTTACAGAAATCTCGTTTCTTTCGATGTAATAGAGAAAGTGTGACTGTAAAAAGAGTCGTAGATACAAACGACTTGGCTGGCATCCAACTAAACCTCCCATGTTTGGAAAACAATTGTTGTAATTACATCGACAATGCAAGACATCTACGACTTGGGAAAGGTGGTGCTGTAGCGCTTCGAGAGTATTTTCTTAGGATGCAGTACAAAAATTCTGGATTTTTtgcattgatggatttagatgatGACGGGAGGTTAAAGAATGTCTTCTGGGCAGACTCCCGTAGTAGGGCAGCCTACCAATATTTCGGTGATGTGGTTACATTCGACACCACATACCTGACGAATAGATATGAGATGCCCTTTGTACCATTTGTTGGTATAAACCACCATGGACagtcaattttgttgggagtagGATTGATTTCCAGTGAAGATACAGAGACTTTTGTATGGTTATTCCAGACCTGGTTGCAATGTATGGATGGTATAGCTCCGAAAGCTATTATCACAGATCATGACATGGCGATAAAAAATGCAATTGCTATTGTCTTTCCAGAAAGCCGACATAGATTTTGCCTGTGGCATATATTGAAGAAAGTCCCTGAAAAGCTTGGCTCTCATGGTTCTTACAAAAGTGGGCTGAAAAATGCattgatgaaatgtgtgtatgacacccaaagtgttgaagagtttgagaaatgttgggATGAGTTAATCACAACGTACAACTTGCATGAAAATGCCTGGTTGCAAAGTTTATTCGCTGAGCGTGAATATTGGGTACCAGCATTCTTAAAAGAGTttttttgggctggaatgagtacaactcAGCGGAGCGAGagcataaatacattttttaacgGTTATGTGAGTTTAAACTTGAAAGAGTTTGTCAACCAATTTGACAACgcattgaaaatgaaaattgagaatgaaaatagCGCGGATTTTCACTCATTTAATGTCGCAATTCCCTGTATATCTAGATCTCCAATTGAAAAAAGATTTCAAGATTTGTACACGAATGCAAAATTCAAGGAAGTTCAGCAGCAACTTACCGGCATTATTGATATGGATCCAACTTTACTTAAGAAGGATGGTGCAGTAAAGACCTATCTggttgaggatgaagttcgTGGGGAAGAGTTCACTAAGCTGGTTACACATTCTGTGGACTTTAATGAGGAAGATACAGCTGCAAAGTGTTCATGTAGGTTATTTCAGATGAGGGGGATATTGTGTAGGCACATTTTGGCCGTATTCAAGTGTAATAGGATAAAATCTTTGCCAGATAGGTATATtttagatcgatggaggaaggacATCAAAAGAAGATACACATTCATCTATAGTAGCTATGACTTAGGGGATCAACGGGCAGATGCTAACAGATATTCAAGTCTATTGAATATCTGTTATCAAATGATTACTCATGCAGCGGGTTCGAAAGAGCATACTGAGGATGCAACTAATAAGTTATATGCAATGATTGACTTATATCGTAACAACCAAGAATCCCCATCGATGACCCTAACGGGTTCCAATATTGGTTGTACGACAAAGGACACAACTACAGCCGGTAGTTCAAAGCAAGTATTCAGTCCACATGTTGTGAGACGGAAAGGCAAACTTCCATCTCTGAGAAGAGCATCTAGGATGGAGAAAGATGTGCGGAAAGTTAAAGTAAAGACGAAGAAAGTACCAGTAAAAGGGAAACGTAAACAG CGAGATGGAGAAGATACACCAGTCGTGGATGCTTGCAAAAATTTATGTGGCCCATCAGAAATAGATATTTCCAATATTGGTGGCCTGCAg GTTCCAGACAACTCAGCTTTTGATATTAGTGGAACCCAGCCCCAAGAAACAATGATTGTGAGTCAAGAAAGT atgcaatttgggtTAGATGGATCACAACCGGTGCAACTTGAtttggatggatcacaaccagCACAATGA
- the LOC121251967 gene encoding protein FAR1-RELATED SEQUENCE 5-like isoform X3 — MEKGEEHSSSLTPSSSNPPSVDIPKTAPNLSNYMHSWHGPVPAWSPAFMPYPDGNQYPSNIQNVSYQFQYGIGPPIPLITTSSTTSSRVRIEDTPDCKEIEAPCTSSKVDEESKEDGPDSREIENGSAGTPGCVQMDDGDMIEEPKSGMEFNSFEELMSYYKQYAKKCGFEVMTKRSERGEDETVRYVTLACARGGKARNRTLNVTKPRPTGKTECKAKINALKVEGKVRLTTVHNIHNHNLSLQKSRFFRCNRESVTVKRVVDTNDLAGIQLNLPCLENNCCNYIDNARHLRLGKGGAVALREYFLRMQYKNSGFFALMDLDDDGRLKNVFWADSRSRAAYQYFGDVVTFDTTYLTNRYEMPFVPFVGINHHGQSILLGVGLISSEDTETFVWLFQTWLQCMDGIAPKAIITDHDMAIKNAIAIVFPESRHRFCLWHILKKVPEKLGSHGSYKSGLKNALMKCVYDTQSVEEFEKCWDELITTYNLHENAWLQSLFAEREYWVPAFLKEFFWAGMSTTQRSESINTFFNGYVSLNLKEFVNQFDNALKMKIENENSADFHSFNVAIPCISRSPIEKRFQDLYTNAKFKEVQQQLTGIIDMDPTLLKKDGAVKTYLVEDEVRGEEFTKLVTHSVDFNEEDTAAKCSCRLFQMRGILCRHILAVFKCNRIKSLPDRYILDRWRKDIKRRYTFIYSSYDLGDQRADANRYSSLLNICYQMITHAAGSKEHTEDATNKLYAMIDLYRNNQESPSMTLTGSNIGCTTKDTTTAGSSKQVFSPHVVRRKGKLPSLRRASRMEKDVRKVKVKTKKVPVKGKRKQRDGEDTPVVDACKNLCGPSEIDISNIGGLQARFQTTQLLILVEPSPKKQ, encoded by the exons atggaaaaaggagaagaacacTCATCTTCGCTAACACCATCTAGCTCAAATCCTCCAAGCGTg gaCATCCCCAAAACTGCTCCAAACCTTTCAAATTACATGCACAGTTGGCATGGACCAGTGCCTGCATGGTCACCGGCTTTTATGCCATATCCAGATGGCAACCAATATCCAAGCAACATTCAG AATGTTAGTTACCAATTTCAATATGGTATAGGACCTCCGATTCCTCTCATCACTACAAGCTCCACAACGAGTTCAAGAGTTCGTATAGAGGATACACCTGATTGTAAGGAAATTGAAGCGCCATGTACTTCCTCTAAAGTTGATGAGGAAAGTAAAGAGGATGGACCAGATTCACGGGAAATCGAGAATGGCAGTGCTGGGACACCTGGGTGTGTCCAAATGGATGATGGTGACATGATTGAGGAGCCCAAGTCGGGGATggaatttaattcttttgaagaattaatgagCTATTACAAGCAATATGCTAAGAAATGCGGGTTTGAGGTGATGACAAAAAGGAGTGAGAGGGGAGAGGATGAGACTGTTAGATATGTCACTCTTGCTTGTGCCCGTGGTGGAAAGGCTCGAAATAGAACATTGAATGTCACCAAACCACGTCCGACAGGAAAGACAGAATGTAAGGCAAaaattaatgccttaaaagttgAGGGAAAAGTGCGGTTGACAACAGTTCATAATATCCATAATCACAATCTCAGTTTACAGAAATCTCGTTTCTTTCGATGTAATAGAGAAAGTGTGACTGTAAAAAGAGTCGTAGATACAAACGACTTGGCTGGCATCCAACTAAACCTCCCATGTTTGGAAAACAATTGTTGTAATTACATCGACAATGCAAGACATCTACGACTTGGGAAAGGTGGTGCTGTAGCGCTTCGAGAGTATTTTCTTAGGATGCAGTACAAAAATTCTGGATTTTTtgcattgatggatttagatgatGACGGGAGGTTAAAGAATGTCTTCTGGGCAGACTCCCGTAGTAGGGCAGCCTACCAATATTTCGGTGATGTGGTTACATTCGACACCACATACCTGACGAATAGATATGAGATGCCCTTTGTACCATTTGTTGGTATAAACCACCATGGACagtcaattttgttgggagtagGATTGATTTCCAGTGAAGATACAGAGACTTTTGTATGGTTATTCCAGACCTGGTTGCAATGTATGGATGGTATAGCTCCGAAAGCTATTATCACAGATCATGACATGGCGATAAAAAATGCAATTGCTATTGTCTTTCCAGAAAGCCGACATAGATTTTGCCTGTGGCATATATTGAAGAAAGTCCCTGAAAAGCTTGGCTCTCATGGTTCTTACAAAAGTGGGCTGAAAAATGCattgatgaaatgtgtgtatgacacccaaagtgttgaagagtttgagaaatgttgggATGAGTTAATCACAACGTACAACTTGCATGAAAATGCCTGGTTGCAAAGTTTATTCGCTGAGCGTGAATATTGGGTACCAGCATTCTTAAAAGAGTttttttgggctggaatgagtacaactcAGCGGAGCGAGagcataaatacattttttaacgGTTATGTGAGTTTAAACTTGAAAGAGTTTGTCAACCAATTTGACAACgcattgaaaatgaaaattgagaatgaaaatagCGCGGATTTTCACTCATTTAATGTCGCAATTCCCTGTATATCTAGATCTCCAATTGAAAAAAGATTTCAAGATTTGTACACGAATGCAAAATTCAAGGAAGTTCAGCAGCAACTTACCGGCATTATTGATATGGATCCAACTTTACTTAAGAAGGATGGTGCAGTAAAGACCTATCTggttgaggatgaagttcgTGGGGAAGAGTTCACTAAGCTGGTTACACATTCTGTGGACTTTAATGAGGAAGATACAGCTGCAAAGTGTTCATGTAGGTTATTTCAGATGAGGGGGATATTGTGTAGGCACATTTTGGCCGTATTCAAGTGTAATAGGATAAAATCTTTGCCAGATAGGTATATtttagatcgatggaggaaggacATCAAAAGAAGATACACATTCATCTATAGTAGCTATGACTTAGGGGATCAACGGGCAGATGCTAACAGATATTCAAGTCTATTGAATATCTGTTATCAAATGATTACTCATGCAGCGGGTTCGAAAGAGCATACTGAGGATGCAACTAATAAGTTATATGCAATGATTGACTTATATCGTAACAACCAAGAATCCCCATCGATGACCCTAACGGGTTCCAATATTGGTTGTACGACAAAGGACACAACTACAGCCGGTAGTTCAAAGCAAGTATTCAGTCCACATGTTGTGAGACGGAAAGGCAAACTTCCATCTCTGAGAAGAGCATCTAGGATGGAGAAAGATGTGCGGAAAGTTAAAGTAAAGACGAAGAAAGTACCAGTAAAAGGGAAACGTAAACAG CGAGATGGAGAAGATACACCAGTCGTGGATGCTTGCAAAAATTTATGTGGCCCATCAGAAATAGATATTTCCAATATTGGTGGCCTGCAgg CTAGGTTCCAGACAACTCAGCTTTTGATATTAGTGGAACCCAGCCCCAAGAAACAATGA
- the LOC121251970 gene encoding LOW QUALITY PROTEIN: uncharacterized protein LOC121251970 (The sequence of the model RefSeq protein was modified relative to this genomic sequence to represent the inferred CDS: deleted 1 base in 1 codon): MPLLTTFPHCPSLSYPPNTLLSSRTRFRCPSFGAKMTASDKNGAAILWFKHDLRIDDHPGLVAASKSRVLLPLYVFDHRILSRFSDEMQQLVLIAVEDLRKSLKDLGSDLMIRFGSAENVILDLVKEVKATNIYAEEEVEYDLRLMMDVVKKNLGNSVFSGGSARLELWQTPFFDTRSLKNLPESHGDFQKLQFSITSPLPPPALCSVKTECDWGPVPTFDDLKKFMNKNGCKPQNSWTSIKETSAESILQIELLKPGERNRKDSSFRHTRRKQIDKSAFVTQKGNIVGGGTNTVLNALAAYLRYLEGTARDDWQEVHERLRNAETRDGASFIALFGPALCLGIISRRRVYYEAIIYEKERNAGFLSPFGYSAATVAAAIDAVCSMEWYWVMALKSLISYDEPYSIRIWRWKGFLIQYTVLGHEGPAILLVHGFGAFLEHYRDNIYGIAEGGNRVWALTILGFGKSEKPNIVYTELMWAELLRDFIVEVVGEPVHLVGNSIGGYIVAIVARFWHTLAKSVVLINSAGDIIPGYASVPFTKERKISGASWLGARLLLFFLRSRLKDIVKNCYPTKPERVDDWLLDEMLRASYDPGVPVVLESIFSFNISIPLNYLLEGFKETVLIIQGMKDPISDSKSKVAMLKENCAGVIIRELDAGHCPHDELPQEVNSIICEWVASVHSKLPPESLP; the protein is encoded by the exons ATGCCGCTCCTCACCACTTTTCCGCACTGTCCCTCACTTTCCTACCCCCCAAACACCCTCCTTTCATCACGAACCCGATTCCGTTGTCCCTCGTTCGGAGCCAAAATGACAGCTAGCGACAAAAACGGTGCGGCCATCCTGTGGTTCAAGCATGACCTACGCATCGACGATCACCCGGGACTCGTAGCCGCCTCCAAATCTCGAGTCCTCCTCCCTCTCTATGTCTTCGATCATCGCATCCTTTCCC GCTTTTCTGATGAAATGCAACAGTTGGTTCTTATTGCTGTGGAAGATCTGAGAAAGTCATTGAAGGATCTGGGTTCTGATCTGATGATCAGGTTTGGGAGTGCAGAAAATGTCATACTAGATCTTGTGAAAGAG GTGAAAGCTACCAATATATATGCTGAAGAAGAAGTAGAGTACGACCTACGCTTAATGATGGATGTAGTAAAAAAAAACCTTGGAAACAGTGTATTCTCAGGA GGGAGTGCAAGACTTGAGTTGTGGCAGACTCCATTTTTTGATACGAGG AGCTTGAAGAACCTTCCTGAATCACATGGTGACTTTCagaaacttcaattttctataacTTCACCACTTCCACCCCCAGCATTATGTAGTGTGAAAACGGAATGCGATTGGG gTCCTGTACCCACTTTTGACgatttgaagaaatttatgaataaaaatggGTGCAAACCACAAAACAGTTGGACCTCAATCAAGGAGACATCAGCTGAAAGTATTTTGCAGATTGAATTACTGAAGCCTGGGGAAAGAAATCGAAAGGATTCAAGCTTTAGGCACACCCGAAGGaaacaaatagataaatctgCTTTTGTCACACAAAAAGGAAATATCGTGGGTGGTGGGACAAACACTGTATTGAATGCCTTGGCTGCTTACTTGAGATATTTGGAGGGAACAGCTCGAGATGACTGGCAGGA GGTACATGAAAGACTACGCAATGCTGAAACACGGGATGGAGCATCATTTATTGCACTCTTTGGCCCTGCACTCTGTCTTGGCATCATATCTAGAAGGAGGGTATATTATGAAGCTATAATATATGAGAAAGAACGAAATGCTGGGTTTTTATCTCCTTTTGGATATTCAGCAGCCACTGTTGCTGCAGCAATCGATGCTGTGTGTTCAATGGAG TGGTATTGGGTCATGGCTCTAAAAAGTCTTATAAGTTATGATGAACCATATTCTATTCggatttggagatggaagggCTTTCTAATTCAG TATACAGTTCTTGGTCATGAAGGTCCTGCTATTCTTCTTGTTCATGGTTTTGGTGCTTTTTTGGAGCACTACCGTGataatatatatggtatagcTGAAGGTGGAAACAGAGTTTGGGCCCTTACAATTTTGGGATTTGGCAAATCAGAAAAGCCAAACATTGTATATACCGAGCTCATGTGGGCTGAGTTGCTCAGAGATTTTATTGTTGAAGTTGTGGGCGAGCCAGTGCATCTTGTTGGTAATTCAATTGGTG GTTACATTGTTGCTATTGTTGCTCGTTTTTGGCATACTTTGGCCAAGTCTGTCGTCCTCATTAACAGTGCTGGCGATATTATTCCTGGATACGCTTCTGTCCCATTCACAAAA GAGAGAAAAATTTCAGGTGCTTCATGGTTAGGTGCTCGACTCCTTTTGTTCTTCTTGAGGTCGAGACTTAAGGACATAGTGAAGAATTGCTATCCAACC AAGCCTGAGCGAGTCGATGACTGGCTCCTTGATGAAATGCTGAGAGCA TCATACGATCCTGGTGTCCCAGTGGTCTTGGAAAGTATCTTCAGCTTCAATATCTCAATTCCTTTAAATTATCTCTTGGAAGGATTCAAGGAAACGGTTCTGATTATACAG GGCATGAAAGATCCAATCTCTGACTCAAAGTCCAAAGTGGCTATGCTTAAAGAGAATTGTGCAGGAGTTATAATAAGGGAATTAGATGCTG GCCATTGCCCACACGACGAGCTGCCACAAGAAGTGAATTCTATTATCTGCGAATGGGTAGCGTCAGTCCATAGTAAACTTCCTCCTGAGAGCCTTCCCTAG